In a single window of the Methylococcus sp. Mc7 genome:
- a CDS encoding DUF364 domain-containing protein yields the protein MTNPYEIYDLLQDYAGAPVPVGTVAIGLVWTLCEADAVGLSMSPGVQTRTLPWAGTLRGKTLSELAAWVREFDPYRATVGMAAVNAGIGRLGLLPDGETLAPKAGANNNLAVFEHFLTEMRGKRVVVIGRYPGLDRFAETHALELTVLERRPGPEDLPDSACEYLLPEADWVFLTATSIPNKTFPRLATLARDATTVLMGPTVPWLPELRHFGIDYLAGVEIADPGTLKDTVCEGGGVRIFDAGVRYRIAPIGMEASKAWARRMIAAAAAERERLKQDMEAWYGRGGSMRFPEYAQLEAVDRRLSRLDTCFKRLWDASPDPLPERFSGVSR from the coding sequence ATGACGAATCCTTACGAAATCTACGACCTGCTGCAGGACTATGCCGGTGCCCCGGTGCCGGTGGGCACGGTTGCGATCGGCCTGGTCTGGACGCTTTGCGAAGCCGACGCCGTCGGGCTCTCGATGAGCCCGGGCGTTCAGACCCGTACGCTTCCCTGGGCCGGCACGCTGCGCGGCAAGACCTTGTCCGAACTGGCCGCCTGGGTGCGGGAGTTCGATCCGTACCGGGCCACGGTCGGCATGGCGGCGGTCAACGCCGGCATCGGCCGGCTCGGCCTGCTCCCGGACGGGGAGACGCTGGCGCCCAAAGCCGGCGCGAACAACAACCTTGCCGTGTTCGAACACTTTCTCACCGAAATGCGCGGCAAGCGGGTCGTGGTGATCGGCCGTTACCCCGGACTGGACCGGTTCGCCGAAACCCACGCCCTCGAACTGACGGTCCTGGAGCGTCGGCCCGGTCCCGAAGACCTGCCGGATTCCGCCTGCGAGTACCTGCTTCCGGAAGCGGACTGGGTATTCCTCACCGCCACGTCGATTCCGAACAAGACCTTTCCGCGTCTCGCCACCCTGGCGCGCGATGCCACCACGGTGCTGATGGGACCCACCGTCCCCTGGTTGCCGGAACTCCGGCATTTCGGCATCGACTATCTGGCCGGCGTGGAGATCGCCGATCCCGGCACCCTGAAGGATACCGTGTGCGAGGGCGGCGGCGTCCGGATTTTCGACGCCGGGGTGCGCTACCGGATCGCGCCCATCGGCATGGAAGCCAGCAAGGCATGGGCGCGCCGCATGATCGCCGCGGCGGCGGCGGAGCGGGAGCGCCTCAAGCAGGACATGGAGGCATGGTATGGCCGGGGCGGCTCCATGCGTTTTCCGGAGTATGCGCAACTGGAAGCGGTCGACCGCCGCCTGTCGCGTCTCGACACCTGCTTCAAGCGGCTCTGGGACGCCTCGCCCGATCCGCTGCCGGAACGGTTTTCCGGCGTCTCCCGCTGA